One genomic segment of Rhizorhabdus phycosphaerae includes these proteins:
- a CDS encoding DEAD/DEAH box helicase: MDSVRAPAPFESAFVTKFSDLGLIEPLYRALSAKGYDVPTPIQAQAIPPLLEGRDLCGIAQTGTGKTAAFALPSLHLLTENLKHTPPQGCRMLVLSPTRELASQIAESFVQYGKNLRLSVATVFGGVPINRQIRQLQRGVDILVATPGRLLDLIDQRALNLKFVEIFVLDEADQMLDLGFIHALKRIDQLLPKKRQSLFFSATMPKAIAELGDRFLNNPVKVSVAPAATTAERVDQFATFCNAQEKQALLTMRIKAEPIDRALVFTRTKHGADRVVRNLRAAGIPAEAIHGNKSQPQRERALGMFRTGEVRILVATDIAARGIDVGGVSHVFNFELPNVAEQYVHRIGRTARAGAAGVAIAFVADDERPYLKAIEKLTRIKLEIEPLPENFLAEKAKLPKPVAAPAAPANSGERGPRRREGGERAGQPQPAKRRFSRPKGAPGAHRAAVKKFGSR; this comes from the coding sequence ATGGACTCCGTCCGTGCGCCCGCACCATTTGAAAGTGCATTTGTGACCAAATTTTCCGATCTGGGCCTCATCGAGCCGCTGTACCGCGCGCTTTCCGCCAAGGGCTATGACGTGCCCACGCCGATCCAGGCCCAGGCGATTCCGCCGCTGCTCGAGGGCCGCGACCTGTGCGGCATCGCGCAGACCGGTACCGGCAAGACCGCCGCCTTCGCGCTGCCGTCGCTCCACCTGCTCACCGAAAATCTGAAGCATACGCCGCCGCAGGGTTGCCGCATGCTCGTCCTGTCGCCGACGCGCGAACTGGCCAGCCAGATCGCCGAGAGCTTCGTCCAGTACGGCAAGAATCTGCGGCTGAGCGTCGCCACCGTCTTCGGCGGCGTGCCGATCAACCGCCAGATCCGCCAGCTGCAGCGCGGTGTCGACATCCTCGTCGCGACGCCGGGCCGTCTGCTCGACCTGATCGACCAGCGCGCGCTGAACCTGAAGTTCGTCGAGATCTTCGTCCTCGACGAGGCCGATCAGATGCTCGACCTGGGCTTCATCCATGCGCTCAAGCGGATCGATCAGCTTCTGCCGAAGAAGCGTCAGTCGCTGTTCTTCTCGGCGACCATGCCCAAGGCGATCGCCGAGCTGGGCGACCGCTTCCTGAACAACCCGGTCAAGGTCTCGGTCGCTCCGGCGGCGACCACCGCCGAGCGGGTCGACCAGTTCGCGACCTTCTGCAACGCGCAGGAGAAGCAGGCGCTGCTGACCATGCGGATCAAGGCCGAGCCGATCGATCGCGCGCTGGTCTTCACCCGCACCAAGCATGGCGCGGATCGTGTCGTGCGCAACCTGCGCGCCGCCGGCATCCCCGCCGAGGCGATCCACGGCAACAAGAGCCAGCCGCAGCGTGAGCGCGCGCTGGGCATGTTCCGCACCGGCGAAGTCCGCATCCTGGTCGCGACCGACATCGCCGCGCGCGGCATCGACGTCGGCGGCGTCAGCCATGTGTTCAACTTCGAGCTGCCGAATGTGGCCGAGCAATATGTCCACCGCATCGGCCGCACCGCGCGCGCGGGTGCTGCGGGCGTCGCCATCGCCTTCGTGGCGGATGACGAGCGGCCCTATCTGAAGGCGATCGAGAAGCTGACCCGCATCAAGCTCGAGATCGAACCGCTGCCGGAGAATTTCCTGGCCGAGAAGGCGAAGCTGCCGAAGCCGGTCGCGGCACCGGCCGCACCCGCGAACAGCGGCGAGCGTGGTCCCCGTCGTCGCGAAGGTGGCGAGCGGGCGGGCCAGCCCCAGCCGGCCAAGCGTCGTTTCAGCCGTCCCAAGGGCGCGCCGGGCGCGCACCGCGCTGCGGTCAAGAAGTTCGGCAGCCGCTGA
- a CDS encoding M20/M25/M40 family metallo-hydrolase, with product MARIGRFFGLSLLMATTALPAQAALTPAEKTMTRTVEAENAATVALLEQLVNVNSGSRNLPGVTKVGEMMKAQLAPLGFDVRWVPMTAAGRAGHIIATHKGNGRGKRLLLIGHLDTVFEPDSPFQRFARKGGDKAEGPGVGDDKGGMVVMLAALRAMKAAGTLAKAGIEIVLTGDEEDVGDPVEIARADLIAAGKRADVALDFEGLVRDNGRDMGSIARRSSNSWTVKATGNSGHSSGIFSEKVGYGAIYELVRILDAFRRDLPETNLTYNVGLIAGGSTQSTDAEGIRMTATGKGNIIAPIAEARGDLRTLSQEQTERVKAKMAAIVAQHLPGTSAAIEFEKGGYPAMAPTDGNRAILTALNGVNKDLGLPDMPPLDPLKRGAGDVSFVASDVDSFAGMGPYSTGDHAPGETVDLTSIPLQAKRAAILMSRLAAEPRAKR from the coding sequence ATGGCGCGTATCGGTCGGTTTTTCGGGCTTTCCCTGCTGATGGCGACCACCGCCCTCCCCGCCCAGGCGGCGCTCACTCCCGCAGAGAAGACCATGACCCGCACCGTCGAGGCAGAGAATGCCGCCACCGTCGCGCTGCTCGAACAGCTGGTCAACGTGAACTCGGGATCGCGCAACCTGCCCGGCGTGACGAAGGTCGGCGAGATGATGAAGGCGCAGCTGGCGCCGCTCGGCTTCGACGTGCGCTGGGTGCCGATGACCGCCGCCGGCCGCGCGGGGCACATCATCGCCACCCACAAGGGCAATGGACGCGGCAAGCGGCTGCTGCTGATCGGCCATCTCGACACGGTGTTCGAGCCCGACAGCCCGTTCCAGCGCTTCGCCCGCAAGGGCGGCGACAAGGCCGAGGGCCCCGGCGTCGGCGACGACAAGGGCGGCATGGTCGTGATGCTCGCGGCGCTGCGCGCGATGAAGGCGGCCGGCACGCTGGCCAAAGCCGGTATCGAGATCGTCCTGACCGGCGACGAGGAGGATGTCGGCGACCCGGTCGAGATCGCCCGCGCAGACCTGATCGCGGCCGGCAAGCGCGCCGACGTCGCGCTCGATTTCGAAGGGCTGGTGCGCGACAATGGCCGCGACATGGGCTCGATCGCGCGCCGCTCGTCGAACAGCTGGACGGTCAAAGCGACCGGCAACAGCGGCCATTCGAGCGGCATCTTCAGCGAAAAGGTGGGCTATGGCGCCATCTATGAACTGGTCCGCATCCTCGACGCCTTCCGCCGCGACCTGCCCGAAACCAACCTGACCTACAATGTCGGCCTGATCGCGGGCGGATCGACCCAGTCCACCGACGCCGAAGGCATCCGCATGACCGCGACCGGCAAGGGCAACATCATCGCCCCCATCGCCGAGGCGCGCGGCGACCTGCGCACCCTGTCGCAGGAGCAGACCGAGCGGGTGAAGGCGAAGATGGCGGCGATCGTCGCGCAGCACCTGCCCGGCACCTCGGCCGCGATCGAATTCGAGAAAGGCGGCTATCCGGCGATGGCGCCGACCGACGGCAACCGCGCGATCCTGACGGCGCTAAACGGCGTGAACAAGGACCTGGGCCTGCCCGACATGCCCCCGCTCGACCCGCTCAAGCGCGGCGCCGGCGACGTCAGCTTCGTCGCCAGTGACGTCGACAGCTTCGCCGGCATGGGCCCCTACTCCACCGGCGACCATGCACCCGGCGAGACGGTCGACCTGACCTCGATCCCGCTCCAGGCGAAACGCGCGGCAATCCTGATGTCGCGGCTCGCGGCGGAGCCGCGCGCGAAGCGTTGA
- a CDS encoding lyase has protein sequence MDEPYLPEADFIVMVANEDIPLTGSVMADHNLKLLIAYTRDEIVSNRDWATMVLAGHGPDTAEVLAALLSAAEDTDACVRGEALQGLSERDRDRALPLVRRELMREECAYATFQAAHFLADASLLEGLRAWAGRGGASWINSTIEDAIRACELAGQANT, from the coding sequence ATGGACGAGCCTTACCTGCCCGAAGCCGACTTCATCGTGATGGTGGCGAACGAAGACATTCCGCTGACCGGCAGCGTCATGGCGGATCATAACCTGAAGCTTCTGATCGCCTATACGAGAGATGAAATCGTCAGCAATCGCGACTGGGCGACAATGGTCTTGGCTGGGCACGGCCCCGACACCGCCGAGGTTCTTGCCGCGTTACTTTCAGCGGCAGAAGACACCGATGCTTGTGTCCGAGGAGAAGCTCTCCAAGGCTTGTCGGAGCGAGATCGAGACCGCGCACTGCCGTTGGTTCGGCGCGAGTTGATGCGGGAAGAATGCGCATACGCGACGTTTCAGGCGGCTCATTTCCTTGCTGATGCCTCCTTGCTCGAAGGTTTACGCGCATGGGCGGGACGGGGTGGTGCGTCGTGGATCAACAGCACCATAGAGGATGCCATACGCGCTTGCGAATTAGCGGGACAGGCGAATACCTGA
- a CDS encoding glutathione S-transferase family protein yields the protein MWQLYQFPLCPFSRKVRLQMEEKGVAYDLVRESPWLRRDEFLDLNPVGQTPVMVDPANGTVLIHSCAISEYIEETVEAAPMIPGGSAARAEIRRLVAYFDEKFYADVVGPLLHERALKRIVHRASPDAGVLRQAMKAVNDHLDYIDYLVGSRRWIGGPLLSLADLACAAHLSVADYLGGIDWRGHDETKQWYSGMKSRRSLRVVLAERMELVGPPEHYEKPDF from the coding sequence ATGTGGCAGCTTTATCAATTCCCGCTCTGTCCCTTCTCGCGCAAGGTCCGGCTCCAGATGGAGGAGAAGGGCGTCGCCTATGATCTCGTCCGCGAGTCTCCCTGGCTGCGGCGCGACGAGTTTCTGGACCTGAACCCGGTCGGGCAGACCCCGGTGATGGTCGATCCGGCGAACGGGACGGTGCTGATCCACAGCTGTGCGATCTCCGAATATATCGAGGAGACGGTCGAGGCGGCGCCGATGATCCCCGGCGGGTCGGCGGCGCGGGCCGAGATCCGGCGGCTGGTCGCCTATTTCGACGAGAAATTCTATGCCGACGTGGTCGGCCCGCTGCTGCACGAACGCGCGCTGAAGCGGATCGTCCACCGCGCCTCGCCCGATGCCGGCGTGTTGCGGCAGGCGATGAAGGCGGTGAACGACCATCTCGACTATATCGACTATCTGGTCGGCAGCCGCCGCTGGATCGGCGGCCCGCTGCTCAGCCTCGCCGACCTCGCCTGCGCTGCGCATCTGTCGGTCGCCGACTATCTGGGCGGGATCGACTGGCGCGGGCATGACGAGACCAAGCAATGGTATTCGGGCATGAAATCCCGCCGCTCGCTGCGCGTCGTGCTGGCCGAGCGGATGGAGTTGGTCGGCCCGCCCGAGCATTATGAGAAGCCGGATTTTTGA
- a CDS encoding toll/interleukin-1 receptor domain-containing protein: protein MARIYVSYSRKDGEFMRALVNRLKQDGHEITVDDDVLTAGRDWRSTLDEGLKSADVFLTLLSHNTPSSAYTMMELGAARAFAGATGKPLVIPIAIDQVEVPLVLQDIQILFAPDRDVDAIVAQISKSISSQHGLSLAREVKAEVAATRIKQNAPQYIDEAIKAQDAIKSRNACAARGWYAAGYVALLSGIAVALWTFVAHASIPGDWLSLARAVVVNVVVVGFLGACSRYAFSLGKSYTTEALKASDRIHAIMFGRFYLNAFPDRVTWTELKEVFANWNIDRSSAFAHLDVSQIDPQLISMITQVVTTAVKKKE from the coding sequence ATGGCCAGAATCTACGTATCGTACAGCCGCAAAGACGGCGAGTTTATGCGAGCGTTAGTCAATCGCCTTAAGCAGGACGGTCACGAGATCACGGTTGACGATGACGTTCTGACCGCCGGTCGTGACTGGCGCTCGACACTGGACGAAGGGCTGAAAAGCGCCGACGTGTTTTTGACGTTACTGTCTCATAATACACCGAGTTCAGCCTACACGATGATGGAACTGGGCGCCGCGCGGGCATTTGCTGGCGCTACGGGCAAGCCATTGGTGATCCCGATCGCGATCGACCAAGTTGAAGTTCCGCTCGTGCTCCAAGACATTCAGATCCTTTTTGCCCCCGATCGCGATGTTGATGCTATTGTGGCCCAGATTTCAAAAAGCATATCGAGCCAGCATGGACTTTCGCTTGCGCGGGAGGTCAAAGCGGAAGTCGCGGCAACGCGTATCAAACAAAACGCCCCGCAATACATCGATGAGGCCATCAAGGCACAGGACGCGATCAAGAGTCGAAATGCGTGCGCGGCACGCGGCTGGTACGCGGCCGGTTATGTGGCCCTTCTGTCAGGCATTGCGGTCGCATTATGGACATTCGTCGCGCACGCATCCATCCCGGGCGACTGGCTCAGCTTGGCTCGCGCTGTCGTCGTGAACGTGGTCGTGGTCGGCTTTCTAGGTGCCTGTTCGCGATACGCTTTCTCCCTTGGAAAATCATACACTACCGAAGCGCTCAAGGCATCCGACCGAATTCACGCCATCATGTTCGGGCGTTTTTATCTAAACGCCTTTCCAGATCGCGTGACTTGGACCGAACTGAAAGAGGTGTTTGCAAACTGGAATATTGACCGCTCATCAGCTTTTGCTCACCTAGACGTCTCTCAGATTGATCCACAATTGATCAGCATGATTACCCAGGTCGTCACTACCGCGGTGAAAAAGAAGGAGTAG
- a CDS encoding TIR domain-containing protein has product MVRGKTTEATSANGQAPTASPKKSKAFTPPVGPASPGSKRSYLKQADVPNLSLDDALRIPQAIFDHYAGRATAPFHVAKALSVDPKGSQMRLLSGASIAFGLIEGGAQAATISVTELARQIIRPRAEDEDVIAKREAVLRPRVFGDFLKRYDQSPFPRHDIALNVLEELGVPRDKTDEVLERLDASAKSVGFIEQINGKAYVSLSSAAGGDPTTNGVTELTEHPKQEVAEPVIPPTRQPSEIPVFEPQRTPAPSPISLASGASMKAAVEDDLRRRRVFITHGKDRALVDPIRKLLEYGELEPIVSVERQSVSKPVPEKIMDDMRRCGAAIIHVDADKVLTDDQGAEHVLLNPNVLIEIGAAMAFYGRRFILLVREGVKLPSNLQGLYEVRYPGDTMDAAATIKLLEAMKDIKNYALPSDIEPETES; this is encoded by the coding sequence ATGGTGAGAGGTAAAACAACCGAAGCGACTTCGGCCAACGGACAAGCACCGACAGCGTCACCTAAGAAATCTAAGGCTTTCACCCCGCCTGTGGGTCCGGCAAGCCCGGGCTCTAAGCGCAGCTATCTCAAGCAGGCTGATGTTCCCAACCTCTCGTTGGATGATGCGCTGCGCATACCTCAGGCAATCTTTGATCACTACGCGGGTCGAGCGACCGCTCCATTTCACGTTGCTAAGGCGCTAAGCGTTGATCCTAAGGGCTCGCAGATGCGCCTTCTGTCTGGTGCGAGCATCGCATTTGGATTGATCGAAGGCGGGGCACAAGCCGCTACCATTAGCGTGACTGAGCTTGCTCGGCAAATTATTAGACCCCGCGCGGAAGACGAAGACGTCATAGCCAAGCGGGAAGCCGTGCTACGCCCGAGAGTATTCGGTGACTTCTTAAAGCGATACGATCAGAGCCCGTTTCCGCGACACGACATTGCACTCAACGTTTTAGAAGAGCTTGGCGTCCCACGTGATAAGACCGATGAGGTACTTGAGCGTCTAGATGCCAGTGCAAAATCAGTGGGTTTTATAGAGCAGATTAACGGCAAGGCTTATGTAAGCCTCTCCAGCGCAGCGGGCGGCGATCCGACAACAAACGGCGTCACTGAATTAACAGAACATCCCAAGCAGGAGGTAGCGGAGCCGGTTATCCCGCCTACGCGTCAGCCTTCCGAGATACCCGTTTTTGAACCACAAAGAACGCCGGCGCCGTCGCCGATTTCTCTCGCTTCGGGCGCGTCTATGAAGGCGGCTGTTGAGGATGATTTGCGACGTCGGCGGGTATTCATAACTCACGGCAAGGACCGGGCGCTAGTCGATCCAATTCGCAAGCTCTTGGAATATGGCGAACTAGAGCCGATTGTTTCCGTCGAGCGGCAATCGGTCTCGAAGCCGGTACCCGAAAAAATCATGGATGATATGCGGCGCTGCGGCGCTGCAATTATCCATGTCGATGCAGATAAGGTTCTGACCGACGACCAAGGTGCAGAACATGTGCTGCTCAATCCCAATGTTCTAATTGAGATTGGGGCCGCTATGGCTTTCTACGGCCGGCGCTTCATTCTGCTGGTAAGGGAGGGAGTGAAGCTGCCCTCTAACCTTCAAGGGCTTTATGAGGTTCGGTATCCGGGCGATACAATGGATGCAGCTGCCACTATCAAGTTGTTGGAAGCCATGAAGGATATAAAGAATTACGCGCTTCCAAGCGACATAGAGCCGGAGACGGAAAGCTGA
- the gltB gene encoding glutamate synthase large subunit — MSSTENDWMAAERERLAREGMYRPEYEGDACGVGLVAATDGKASRRVVSAAIDALKAVWHRGAVDADGKTGDGAGIHVDLPVRFFDDAIEHAGHRPLPNRLAVGMVFLPRTDLGAQETCRTIVESEIIDFGYTIYGWRQVPVDVSVIGEKALQTRPEIEQIMIAGPMPDAMSLEEFEKNLYLIRRRIERKVIEAQIQGFYICSLSARSIVYKGLFLAEELSVFYPDLKDERFVSRVAIFHQRYSTNTFPQWWLAQPFRSLAHNGEINTIRGNKNWMKSHEIKMASLAFGEHSDEIKPLIPAGASDTAALDAVFETICRSGRDAPTAKLMLVPEAWQNSPDMPAELRAMYSYFGSVMEPWDGPAALAMTDGRWAVAGVDRNALRPLRTTRTADNLLIVGSETGMVVVPESTIVAKGRMGPGQMIAVDLHEGRIYGDAEIKARIAAEKPYGEWVKTFRTRADLAAPVEDMIPRWPRAELLRRQVAAGMSLEDMELILAPQVEDAKEAIGSMGDDTPLAVISDKPRLISHFFRQNFSQVTNPPIDSLRETQVMSLKTRFGNLANILDNEGQQADVLVLESPVLHCRDWHALKDHFGAQAAEIDCTFDAHGGPDALRQAIARVRAEAETAVREGKAELFLTDEHVGPDRIAIAMVLAAAAVHTHLVRKGLRSYASVNVRSAECLDTHYYAVLIGVGATTVNAYLAEAAIADRHARGLFGDRSLEECLKRHRKAIDDGLLKIMSKMGIAVISSYRGGYNFEAVGLSRALVNDFFPGMPAKISGEGFNSLQLNLKLRHDAAFDDTVVALPVGGFYRQRAGGEAHAYSAQLMHLLQTSVATDSYSTYLQFSRGVRDLPPVYLRDLLEFNWAREGIPIDSVEPITEIRKRFVTPGMSLGALSPEAHETLAIAMNRIGAKAVSGEGGEDKSRYTPYANGDNANSVIKQVASGRFGVTAEYLSAAEELEIKVAQGAKPGEGGQLPGFKVTEMIARLRHSTPGVTLISPPPHHDIYSIEDLAQLIYDLKQINPTARVGVKLVSSAGIGTVAAGVAKAHADVILVAGHVGGTGASPQTSVKYAGTPWEMGLSETNQVLTLNGLRHRVKLRTDGGLKTGRDIVIAAILGAEEFGIGTLSLVAMGCIMVRQCHSNTCPVGVCTQDEALRKKFVGTPEKVINLMTFIAEEVREILAKLGVRSLDEIIGRTELLRQVSRGAEHLDDLDLNPVLAKVDAPADKRRFNIPTFRNEVPDSLDAQMIEDAKAVFERREKMQLTYTVRNTHRAVGTRFSAEITRRYGMSSLADGHVHIRLRGSAGQSLGAFAVKGITLEVFGDANDYVGKGLSGAIIAVRPMVSSPLETKSNTIIGNTVLYGATAGKLFAAGQAGERFAVRNSGATVVVEGCGANGCEYMTGGIAVILGRVGANFGAGMTGGMAFVLDEHGDFERNANPDSIVWQRFGSVRWEMRCKALIAEHAERTDSKWAHSVLDDWDRWRTRFWQVCPKEMVNRLDHPLNDVESEIVAAE; from the coding sequence ATGAGCAGCACCGAAAACGACTGGATGGCCGCAGAGCGCGAGCGGCTGGCCCGTGAGGGCATGTACCGGCCCGAATATGAGGGTGACGCCTGCGGCGTCGGCCTGGTCGCAGCGACCGATGGCAAGGCCTCGCGGCGGGTGGTGTCGGCGGCGATCGATGCGCTGAAGGCGGTCTGGCACCGCGGCGCGGTCGATGCCGACGGCAAGACCGGCGACGGCGCCGGCATCCATGTCGACTTGCCGGTCCGCTTCTTCGACGATGCGATCGAGCATGCCGGCCACCGGCCGCTGCCCAATCGCCTTGCGGTGGGCATGGTGTTCCTGCCGCGCACCGATCTGGGCGCGCAGGAAACCTGCCGGACGATCGTCGAGAGCGAGATCATCGATTTCGGCTACACCATCTATGGCTGGCGCCAGGTGCCCGTCGACGTGTCGGTGATCGGCGAGAAGGCCCTGCAGACGCGGCCCGAGATCGAGCAGATCATGATCGCCGGGCCGATGCCCGACGCGATGAGCCTCGAGGAGTTCGAAAAGAACCTCTACCTCATCCGCCGCCGGATCGAGCGCAAGGTGATCGAGGCGCAGATCCAGGGCTTCTACATCTGTTCGCTGTCGGCGCGGTCGATCGTCTACAAGGGCCTGTTCCTGGCCGAAGAGCTGTCGGTCTTCTATCCCGACCTGAAGGACGAGCGCTTCGTCAGCCGTGTCGCGATCTTCCACCAGCGCTATTCGACCAACACCTTCCCGCAATGGTGGCTGGCGCAGCCCTTCCGGTCGCTTGCCCATAACGGCGAGATCAACACGATCCGCGGCAACAAGAACTGGATGAAGAGCCACGAGATCAAGATGGCCTCGCTGGCGTTCGGCGAGCATTCGGACGAGATCAAGCCGCTGATCCCGGCCGGCGCCTCCGACACCGCCGCGCTCGACGCGGTGTTCGAGACGATCTGCCGATCGGGCCGCGATGCGCCGACCGCCAAGCTGATGCTCGTGCCCGAGGCGTGGCAGAACAGCCCCGACATGCCCGCAGAGCTGCGTGCGATGTACAGCTATTTCGGCTCGGTGATGGAGCCGTGGGACGGCCCGGCCGCGCTGGCGATGACCGATGGCCGCTGGGCGGTGGCGGGCGTGGACCGTAACGCGCTGCGCCCGCTGCGCACCACGCGCACGGCGGACAATCTGCTGATCGTCGGCTCGGAGACCGGCATGGTCGTCGTGCCTGAAAGCACGATCGTCGCCAAGGGCCGCATGGGCCCGGGCCAGATGATCGCGGTCGACCTGCATGAGGGGCGGATCTATGGCGACGCCGAGATCAAGGCGCGCATTGCCGCCGAGAAGCCCTATGGCGAATGGGTGAAGACCTTCCGGACGCGCGCGGACCTCGCCGCGCCGGTCGAGGATATGATCCCGCGCTGGCCGCGCGCCGAGCTGCTGCGCCGCCAGGTCGCCGCCGGCATGTCGCTGGAGGACATGGAGCTGATCCTCGCCCCCCAGGTCGAGGATGCGAAGGAAGCGATCGGGTCGATGGGCGACGATACGCCGCTCGCGGTCATTTCCGACAAGCCGCGCCTGATCAGCCATTTCTTCCGGCAGAATTTCAGCCAGGTCACCAACCCGCCTATCGACTCGCTGCGCGAGACGCAGGTTATGAGCCTGAAGACGCGCTTCGGAAACCTCGCCAACATCCTCGACAATGAGGGGCAGCAGGCGGATGTGCTGGTGCTCGAAAGCCCTGTGCTCCACTGCCGTGACTGGCATGCGCTGAAGGACCATTTCGGCGCGCAGGCGGCGGAGATCGACTGTACCTTCGACGCCCATGGCGGGCCCGATGCGCTCCGCCAGGCGATCGCCCGCGTCCGCGCCGAGGCCGAGACGGCGGTGCGCGAGGGCAAGGCCGAGCTGTTCCTGACCGACGAGCATGTCGGGCCGGACCGGATCGCCATCGCGATGGTGCTGGCGGCCGCCGCCGTCCACACTCACCTCGTCCGCAAGGGGCTGCGTTCCTATGCGTCGGTAAACGTGCGTTCGGCCGAATGCCTCGACACCCATTATTATGCGGTGCTGATCGGCGTCGGTGCGACCACGGTGAACGCCTATCTGGCCGAGGCCGCGATCGCCGACCGCCATGCGCGCGGCCTGTTCGGGGATCGCTCGCTCGAGGAGTGCCTGAAGCGCCACCGCAAGGCGATCGACGACGGCCTGCTCAAGATCATGTCGAAGATGGGGATCGCGGTGATTTCCAGCTATCGCGGCGGCTATAATTTCGAGGCGGTCGGGCTCAGCCGCGCGCTGGTCAACGACTTCTTCCCCGGCATGCCGGCGAAGATATCGGGCGAGGGCTTCAACTCGCTCCAGCTCAACCTGAAGCTGCGCCACGACGCCGCCTTCGACGACACCGTGGTCGCGCTGCCGGTCGGGGGCTTCTATCGCCAGCGGGCAGGGGGCGAGGCGCATGCCTATTCGGCGCAGCTGATGCACCTGTTGCAGACCTCGGTCGCGACCGACAGCTATTCGACCTATCTGCAATTTTCGCGCGGTGTGCGCGATCTGCCACCGGTCTATCTGCGCGACCTGCTCGAGTTCAACTGGGCGCGCGAGGGCATCCCGATCGACTCGGTCGAGCCGATCACCGAGATCCGCAAGCGCTTCGTGACGCCCGGCATGTCGCTGGGCGCGCTCAGCCCCGAGGCGCATGAGACGCTGGCGATCGCGATGAACCGGATCGGCGCCAAGGCGGTGTCGGGCGAGGGCGGCGAGGACAAGAGCCGCTACACGCCCTATGCCAATGGCGATAACGCCAACTCGGTGATCAAGCAGGTCGCATCGGGCCGCTTCGGCGTCACCGCCGAATATCTAAGCGCCGCCGAGGAGCTGGAGATCAAGGTCGCGCAGGGCGCCAAGCCGGGCGAGGGCGGGCAGCTGCCCGGCTTCAAGGTGACCGAGATGATCGCCCGCCTGCGGCATTCGACGCCGGGCGTGACGCTGATCTCGCCGCCGCCGCACCACGACATCTATTCGATCGAGGATCTGGCGCAGCTGATCTACGACCTGAAGCAGATCAACCCGACCGCGCGGGTGGGCGTCAAGCTGGTCAGCTCGGCCGGCATCGGCACGGTCGCGGCGGGCGTCGCCAAGGCGCATGCCGACGTCATCCTGGTCGCCGGCCATGTCGGCGGCACAGGCGCCAGCCCGCAGACGTCGGTGAAATATGCCGGCACGCCGTGGGAGATGGGGCTGTCCGAGACCAACCAGGTGCTGACGCTCAACGGCCTGCGCCACCGCGTCAAGCTGCGCACCGATGGCGGCCTCAAGACCGGCCGCGACATCGTCATCGCAGCGATCCTGGGCGCCGAGGAGTTCGGCATCGGCACGCTGTCGCTGGTCGCGATGGGCTGCATCATGGTGCGCCAGTGCCATTCGAACACCTGCCCGGTCGGCGTCTGCACACAGGACGAGGCGCTACGCAAGAAGTTCGTCGGGACCCCCGAGAAGGTGATCAACCTGATGACCTTCATCGCCGAGGAGGTGCGCGAAATCCTCGCCAAGCTGGGTGTACGCTCGCTCGACGAGATCATCGGCCGCACCGAGCTGCTCCGCCAGGTCAGCCGCGGCGCCGAGCATCTCGACGATCTCGACCTCAACCCGGTGCTGGCGAAGGTCGACGCGCCGGCCGACAAGCGCCGCTTCAACATCCCGACCTTCCGCAACGAGGTGCCCGACAGCCTCGACGCGCAGATGATCGAGGATGCCAAGGCGGTGTTCGAGCGGCGCGAGAAGATGCAGCTGACCTATACGGTGCGAAACACGCACCGCGCGGTGGGCACGCGCTTCTCGGCCGAGATCACCCGGCGCTACGGCATGTCCTCGCTCGCCGACGGCCATGTCCACATCCGCCTGCGCGGATCGGCCGGCCAGTCGCTCGGCGCCTTCGCGGTCAAGGGCATCACGCTGGAGGTGTTCGGCGACGCCAACGACTATGTCGGCAAGGGCCTGTCAGGCGCGATCATCGCGGTTCGCCCGATGGTGTCGTCACCGCTGGAGACCAAGTCGAACACGATCATCGGCAACACCGTCCTCTACGGGGCGACCGCCGGCAAGCTGTTCGCGGCGGGGCAGGCGGGCGAGCGCTTCGCCGTCCGCAATTCGGGCGCGACCGTGGTCGTCGAAGGCTGCGGCGCCAATGGCTGCGAATATATGACCGGCGGCATCGCCGTGATCCTCGGCCGCGTCGGCGCCAATTTCGGCGCGGGCATGACCGGCGGCATGGCCTTCGTGCTCGACGAGCATGGCGACTTCGAACGCAACGCCAACCCGGACAGCATCGTCTGGCAGCGCTTCGGATCGGTCCGCTGGGAAATGCGCTGCAAGGCGCTGATCGCCGAACATGCCGAACGCACCGACAGCAAATGGGCCCACTCGGTTCTCGACGACTGGGACCGCTGGCGCACGCGCTTCTGGCAGGTTTGCCCGAAGGAGATGGTCAACCGGCTCGATCATCCGCTCAACGACGTGGAGAGCGAGATCGTCGCGGCGGAGTGA